GGAATTTACCACCCCAATGGTTAACTCATTGCAGGTTAACTATTTGCAGGCACTCCGCAGGATCGGCATCCGGCGCTACCTCCTTAGCATTACGGAGTCAATACGGACTTAGTCCGTAATGAGTCCGTATTGATTCCGTAATGCAAAGGGGGAATTTGTCCCATCATTCCAGCGAAAGCGTAAAACGGAAAGGGAAAAGCCATAGCAGAAAGCGAACGCAAAAACTGAAGCGAAAGCGCAAAACTGCAGACGAAAACGTAAAACTGAGCCACTTCGTGGCGTGGGAAAAAAATTCTGTTGACAAAACTCATAGCTAATTTTAGCATAGTATCAAGTGATATTTTTCAGGAGGAAAAATGACAGAACTGCGCCAGATATACCATTGCCCGCTTTGCGGGAACGTCGTTGAAATGCTCTTTCCCGGAGCCGGTGAATTGGTTTGCTGCGGTGAACCGATGAATCTACTCAAGACAAATTCCGTGGATGCCGCCAAAGAAAAACACGTCCCAGTGATCACGGAAATAAATGGCAAGATCAAAGTATCAGTTGGCTCCGTGCCTCATCCGATGGAGGAAAAGCACTTTATCGCCATGATCGAAGTGGTCACCGAGACCGATGTCTATCGTCATGAATTCAAACCCGGAGACACCCCTGAAGCGATCTTCCCGGTTGCGCTCGCCGATATGCTCTACGCTCGTGAATACTGCAATCTGCACGGACTTTGGAAAAACGCTTAATATTATCGATAAAATCAGGAGGAAAAAATCAATGTCCTTTAAGGAAACCAGAACCGCTGAAAACCTGTTGAAATCCTTCGCCGGTGAAAGCCAGGCACGGATGCGCTACGTCTATGCTGCCAAAACAGCCAAAAAAGAAGGCTATGAGCAGATATCAAACATCTTCACGGAAACCGCCGAAAACGAAAAAGAACACGCCAAGGTATTCTTCAAACACCTGCTCAAAAACGGTCTCGAGGGACAGGTGATCAACATCATGGCTTCCTATCCGGTGGGTTGGTCTGCCGAGGAAACACTCAAAAACCTCGAATATGCCGCCATTGGCGAACATGAAGAATGGACCGAGCTTTATCCGATATTTGCGGAAATCGCCGAAGAAGAAGGCTACAAAGACATCGCCCTCTCTTGGCGCCTCGTTGCCAAGGTGGAAAAAGAACATGAAAAGCGCTTTCGCAAGCTCTATGACAACATCAAAAACCTGAAAGTGTTCAAAAAAGAAGAAATCCTGTTTTGGAAATGCCTCAATTGCGGGTACATTCACGAAGGAACGGAAGCTCCGAAGGTTTGCCCAACCTGCACTCACCCCCAATCATATTTTGAAATTCACTACGAAAACTACTAAGAGGAGGATCAAATGCAAAAACACCAATGCATCGCCTGTGGTTGGATCTACGATCCGGCTGAAAACGACGACGTGCCTTTCGAGCTACTTCCCGAGGATTTTGTTTGCCCGGAATGCGGCGTCGGTAAAGATATGTTCGAACCCATCGATTGACATGAGTAATGTGTGAAGGCTTGCCCTGGCAAGCCTTCACACCCCCTTTTTTCAAACTCAGCTTTATTCATGGCATTGAAACAGGTGGTTTTAGAAACAGTAAAATGTTCTAATGCAGAGCTCAAGCCCTGCATACCAATGTGACACCGGCATTATTCCGTAATGGGTGTTCATTTTCGGCACTATAAAAAATCGGGTGGTTTTCGAGCAATGCCGACACAATTTTGCGTAAATAAGAGGAACAATGACAACACAAGAATTCAACGAAATACTCGATTTTGCTGTGTCGCGCGAGCAGGAAGCGGTCAAATTTTACCGCGATCTGCAAGGCGAAGTGAAGTTTAAAGAACAGATCGAAATGCTCCGTGATCTGGAATCAATGGAGATGGGACACATCATCGTGATCGAAAACATTCGCAAAAAGGGCGTCTCCGAATCCGAAATCCCCAGAGTGCAAAACCTCAAGATCAGCGAATATCTCACCATGGATGCGGACAACCTCGATCTCACCTATCAGAACATCCTGATCAAGGCAATGAAGCGCGAGGAAGCGTCTTTTAAGCTCTACTCCGAGATGAGCGTGAAGTTCAGCGATGGCGAGCTCGCCACTCTCTTTCGCAAACTCGCTTCCGACGAAGCGAAACACAAGCTCATATTTGAAAAAATCTATGACGAATGGATCAGCAGCGGAAATTGATCCTGGCGCTTGACACATCCCAGAGCGCGGGATCCATAGCTTTGCAGCGCGAAGGACGCTTGATCTATAGCGTCTATTTTGATCTCAGCATCACCCACAGCGAGACCCTCATGCCGCAGATTGATGCCGCGCTAAAGTTTTGCGGGTTTCTGCCCAAAGATATCTCCGCGATCCTGCTCTGCAATGGACCGGGATCCTTTACCGGATTGCGCATCGGGCTCGCCACCGCCAAGGGAATCGCGTTTGGCTTGAACGTTCCGCTCTATTGCCATGACGCTTTGAAGCTCTGCGCTTTACAACGTTTTCAATGCGGCAGAAACATCCTCACTGTGATTGACGCCAAAATGAGGGATATCTACGCAGCGCTCTATGATGAAAATCTGAATGTCCTCGAGGCTCCACGCGTCTGCAAACCAGAAGAGATCAATACTTGGAACGCGGATGGGGCATACATTCTGGGTAGCGCTTCAAGCATCGTGAGCAATGCCATCGGAGAAAGTGGTATGGAGTTTGTCCTCGCCGCTGGGGGAGATGAAATCACTGGCGCGGCGGCTTTATTTTCACTACAAGAACTGATGCCCGCTGAGGAGATCGGAGACTTTGAACAACTGGCGAATCTGGAACCGCTGTACTTGAGGGAATCCACCGCTCAGATCAAAAAAAAGGGATAGAGCCTCCGGTCACTTTGTGGAACGCAGTTTCAACCACCACTGAATGCGCTTTTCGATCTCTTTTTCAAATCCGAACTGTCCGGGTTTGTAGTATGTTTTTTCCTCCATCTTGTCCGGGAAGTACTTCTGGTAGCTATAATTATGCTCGTGATCATGATCATATTGATAGTTTTTGCCATAATCCAGCTCCTTCATCAGCTTGGTGGGAGCGTTGCGAACATGCATGGGAACGCCATAATGACTTGTCTTGCGGGCATCTTCGGCAGCGGCGGAATATGCTGTGTAGAGCGCGTTGCTCTTTGGCGCTGTTGCCAGATAGACCACCAATTGCGCGATGGCGTTGCTGGCTTCCGGCATACCGATGAAAACGAGGGCATCCTTGGCGGCGATGGCTTGCACCAAAGCGTTGGGATCGGCAAGACCGATGTCCTCACTGGCAAAACGGATCAGGCGGCGAACCAGGTAGCGTGGATCCTCACCCGCTTCCAGCATCCGCGCCAGCCAATATAAACCTGCTTGGGGATCACTGCCGCGCAGGGATTTGTGCAAGGCTGAGATCAGGTTATAGTGCTCCTCGCGGTTCTTGTCATAAAACATGCTTTTCTTTTCCAACACGCGGGCAAGCTGTTTCGGATCAGGGTTTGGGGTCTCGCGCAGGAAGCTTTCCAGTAGTTCAAGCTGGTTCAATGCGCTGCGCGCGTCTCCTCCGCTTTGTTGTGCGAGCCAGCCGATTACGTTGCTATCTAACTTCAATCCCAATTCCTGGGCTCCGCGCTCAATGATAGCTCGCAAATCTTCCTCGGAGAGCATTTCCAGAACGAAGACGTGGCAGCGCGAAAGCAGCGCCGGGATCACTTCAAAGGATGGATTCTCCGTCGTGGCACCGATCAGGATCACCGCTCCGGATTCGACATAGGGTAAAAAGGCGTCCTGCTGGGATTTGTTGAAACGGTGAATCTCGTCGATGAAGAGCAATGTGCGCAGGTTTTTATGTCGATGGGCATAATCCGCGTCCTTCATCACGCCTTTGACGTCGTTGATCCCTGCCAGCACTGCGCTGAAATGCACAAAGCGATGATTTCCGGCACGTTCGATGATCCCGGCGATGGTCGTTTTGCCGGTGCCGGGCGGACCCCACAGGATGAATGAATGATAGAGTCCGGTGGAAATCATTTGATAGAGCAGGGAGTCTTTGGCAATGAGGCGATCCTGCCCTCGCATATCTTCCAGCGTGTGGGGGCGGAGCTTTTCCGCCAGGGGTACTTTCTTGTCCGAAAGTTCGGCTTCTTCAAAGAGGTTGCTTTGATCTTTTTTCATCGACAGCTTGATGGATGATTTGATTGCAAATAGTTGAGATAACAATAGAGCGCCGCTTTGCCGATGGGGGCGACGGGGTAGCTTTGCACAAAGGATTCGATCTCTTCAAGCGGAAGATGCAATATCTCTTCGTGTTCTTCCCGGCACTTGGCGGTTTCGATCCTTTTGCTCATTTCGCTGCTGTCGATATTGAGATGAAAATAGCAAAGAAACTCGGGTTTGCCGATCAAGATGTTTTCAGCCAGGGCGAGGCAAACGGAAAAGCTGATATCCCCGACCACGATGCCAAATTCCTCCTCCAATTCCTGTTCCATTTGCCGAAAAGGATTGAGCAGATACTTTGACCTCAGCTTGATGGCGTTGGCATGGCGTTCCAGCTCGGGAGAGACTTCCAAAGTGCCCCCCGGAACGTGCCAGAGCCCTTTACTTTCCGCTACTTTACCGCTACGCCTGCCGATGAGGATATTCCCATCCCGGCTTTCCACAACAGCACAAACGGCAAGAGCGTTCGCGCATTGGATTGGATCACCAATTTCGGCATAGTTGCAGACATTGGTGCCATAGAAGGATTTGTAGTCCGTATGCATACATTGGACTCGCAAGGTGTTGCCCACGGACGAGTTGGCTATCATGCTGAGCACTACGCCGTTATAGAGATTCTGGTTTGGATCGAGCCGGGCTTCCTGCCAGGCATCAGCGATGAGCTTTTGCACTTCCGGAGAATAGTATCTCTCTCCAGAATAAAGCTCGAGGACGACGTCGTCTTCCTCGAACCAGCCCTCCTGGATGAGCTTGAAATCGCAGTTTCTGCCAAAATCCTGCATAAAACAAGGAGAAAACTCACTAACCAATTATCAATTCTCTGCTTTATTAGTATTCCATCAAGCCACTGAGTTCGGAGGGATCGTACCACACCAGCGCACCCTGCATTCTCTGGATTTCGGTGAGCAGGATGGTCTTATGATGATCTTCTTCCACTGCGAAACGGTTGAACAGCTCTTTCATTTCCCTATCAGCGCTGCCTTCCGCCAGTTCCAGATAGATGCTTTGCGCCATCTCCTCGCGGCTGATGGCAAAATCCAGCACTTCCTTGGGCTCTCTGGGATTGATGCTGCGCAGATCGACACTCAATTCTGGCTCAAGCTGAAGATCATGACCAGGATACTCAGTTTCAAAGGCGGTGCGCACTTTTTCCTCGTGATTCTTTTCCAAAATCACCAGTTCCTGATACACAGCGCTGTTTTCCGGCTTGCGAAAACTCTTTGCCAGTGCGCTATAAAGCATTTGCGAACGCATCTCGGCTTCGATCGCAAAACGAAAGGCTTCTTTACGATCCATGATTTTACCTCATTTATTTTTTTTACACAGTTTGACGCAGCATTTCCACCGGATCGACACGCCGCAAACGTTTTAGCGGAAGCAGCACGCTGATCATGGTGATCAGATATGATACCGTCACCACGATAATATAATCCGATGGCAGCATCCGAACAGGTAGAACGATATGTTGCGCCCCGCCGAGGGCAAACTTGATGATCCCAAATTGCTGTTGCAGCAGGAGCAGCGCCGTGGCGAGCAGCAAGCCCAGAGCGATGCCGATCGTGCTCAGAATCAGAGATTGAAGCAGAAACAGGTTGCGCAGTTCGGAATCCCGAAAGCCGATCGCTTTCAGCAAGCCGAGCTCGCGTTTCTTCTGCGCGATCGCCTTCAGCATATTACCCGTAAGGTTGAAGGAGGCAATGATATACATGAAAAGCATGATGACAAACATGATGAATTTCTCAAAGCGGATGGCGCCATAGAGACTGGAATCGAAACTGCTCCAATCATTGACTTCCAAATCTTTCAGCTCTTCTCTCAAGCGGGATAGATAGCGCTGGGTGTTTCTGGAATCGGGACTGCGCAGTTCGATATAATCCACCTCTTCCGTGTACCCGCTAAAGAAAGCGCCCACTTCCAAAGGAA
This genomic interval from Candidatus Cloacimonadaceae bacterium contains the following:
- a CDS encoding desulfoferrodoxin, giving the protein MTELRQIYHCPLCGNVVEMLFPGAGELVCCGEPMNLLKTNSVDAAKEKHVPVITEINGKIKVSVGSVPHPMEEKHFIAMIEVVTETDVYRHEFKPGDTPEAIFPVALADMLYAREYCNLHGLWKNA
- a CDS encoding rubrerythrin family protein; this translates as MSFKETRTAENLLKSFAGESQARMRYVYAAKTAKKEGYEQISNIFTETAENEKEHAKVFFKHLLKNGLEGQVINIMASYPVGWSAEETLKNLEYAAIGEHEEWTELYPIFAEIAEEEGYKDIALSWRLVAKVEKEHEKRFRKLYDNIKNLKVFKKEEILFWKCLNCGYIHEGTEAPKVCPTCTHPQSYFEIHYENY
- a CDS encoding rubredoxin, which produces MQKHQCIACGWIYDPAENDDVPFELLPEDFVCPECGVGKDMFEPID
- a CDS encoding ferritin family protein, giving the protein MTTQEFNEILDFAVSREQEAVKFYRDLQGEVKFKEQIEMLRDLESMEMGHIIVIENIRKKGVSESEIPRVQNLKISEYLTMDADNLDLTYQNILIKAMKREEASFKLYSEMSVKFSDGELATLFRKLASDEAKHKLIFEKIYDEWISSGN
- the tsaB gene encoding tRNA (adenosine(37)-N6)-threonylcarbamoyltransferase complex dimerization subunit type 1 TsaB, encoding MDQQRKLILALDTSQSAGSIALQREGRLIYSVYFDLSITHSETLMPQIDAALKFCGFLPKDISAILLCNGPGSFTGLRIGLATAKGIAFGLNVPLYCHDALKLCALQRFQCGRNILTVIDAKMRDIYAALYDENLNVLEAPRVCKPEEINTWNADGAYILGSASSIVSNAIGESGMEFVLAAGGDEITGAAALFSLQELMPAEEIGDFEQLANLEPLYLRESTAQIKKKG
- a CDS encoding replication-associated recombination protein A → MKKDQSNLFEEAELSDKKVPLAEKLRPHTLEDMRGQDRLIAKDSLLYQMISTGLYHSFILWGPPGTGKTTIAGIIERAGNHRFVHFSAVLAGINDVKGVMKDADYAHRHKNLRTLLFIDEIHRFNKSQQDAFLPYVESGAVILIGATTENPSFEVIPALLSRCHVFVLEMLSEEDLRAIIERGAQELGLKLDSNVIGWLAQQSGGDARSALNQLELLESFLRETPNPDPKQLARVLEKKSMFYDKNREEHYNLISALHKSLRGSDPQAGLYWLARMLEAGEDPRYLVRRLIRFASEDIGLADPNALVQAIAAKDALVFIGMPEASNAIAQLVVYLATAPKSNALYTAYSAAAEDARKTSHYGVPMHVRNAPTKLMKELDYGKNYQYDHDHEHNYSYQKYFPDKMEEKTYYKPGQFGFEKEIEKRIQWWLKLRSTK
- a CDS encoding NUDIX hydrolase → MVSEFSPCFMQDFGRNCDFKLIQEGWFEEDDVVLELYSGERYYSPEVQKLIADAWQEARLDPNQNLYNGVVLSMIANSSVGNTLRVQCMHTDYKSFYGTNVCNYAEIGDPIQCANALAVCAVVESRDGNILIGRRSGKVAESKGLWHVPGGTLEVSPELERHANAIKLRSKYLLNPFRQMEQELEEEFGIVVGDISFSVCLALAENILIGKPEFLCYFHLNIDSSEMSKRIETAKCREEHEEILHLPLEEIESFVQSYPVAPIGKAALYCYLNYLQSNHPSSCR
- a CDS encoding ferritin family protein, with the protein product MDRKEAFRFAIEAEMRSQMLYSALAKSFRKPENSAVYQELVILEKNHEEKVRTAFETEYPGHDLQLEPELSVDLRSINPREPKEVLDFAISREEMAQSIYLELAEGSADREMKELFNRFAVEEDHHKTILLTEIQRMQGALVWYDPSELSGLMEY